The Candidatus Babeliaceae bacterium sequence TATTAAGCATCACTCTAATCAGGTAAATTTACTTAATATTATGGCAAAAAGCTCCGCCTGATCCGCACAAAGCACCATTTTTTTTACACTACTAATAAGAAATCAATCATTAATAAATAGCACGTTTCTTCGGGATATATCATGAAATTAAATAATTTTTTTACGTACTCTATTCTTTTTATTGCAAACAGTTCTCTATTTGCTATGGAAATTTCAGAAAATATGCAGCGTCTAGGGGATAAATTAGATGATATTAATCAAAAGCTAGATGTAGTTATCGGTGCTAAGGTGATGAGCAATGCGACATATGCTAAATCGGAACAAGCAATGAGCAATTCATCTTTTTTTAAAATAAAAGAACCCGACAACACCAAAGGAACGAAAAAAGCAAGTAACATTTATGAAAAATTTCCTGACGCATTTCCTGACGCATTTCAAAATGCTTTAGACTATTTTGAGTGTCCTGAAAAGTACAAAACTGCGCGTTCGCTCAAAACAGTAAGAAATAGATTTTTGTTTTATGGAGAACCGGGCACTGGAAAGTCATATTTAGCAAAATGCATACATAAAGAATTTCAACTGCCCTCAATAAAGCTAAAAGCTGATGCTTTTCAGGAAAAGTTTTATGGTGAAACGGGGAAAAGATTAACAGAATTATTCAATATGCGTGATCCTCACAAGAGGCCCTTAATATTATTTTTAGATGAATTTGATAGTATCGCGTCTCACCGTAATGATCGTCAATCTGAAGCTGCTTTAACAACAATTGATTCGTTATTGGTTGAATTGGATAAGCAAGATGGTGATGCTTTGTTCTTTACATTCGTTGCAACAAACAATAAGCATGCGCTCGATTCCGCTATATTAAGTAGGTTTTGTGATATTGAACTCAAGGCTATGGCACAAGCGCATCGAAAGAAGTATATAGAAAATAGATTAAAGCATGTGGTTATTCAAGATGAGGAAAAAACACTCGCGATAGTTTTAAAAGAAACTAATGGGCTTTCTCGCCGGTCAATAAAAAGTGCATTAAACGATGGCATTGCACGAG is a genomic window containing:
- a CDS encoding ATP-binding protein, giving the protein MKLNNFFTYSILFIANSSLFAMEISENMQRLGDKLDDINQKLDVVIGAKVMSNATYAKSEQAMSNSSFFKIKEPDNTKGTKKASNIYEKFPDAFPDAFQNALDYFECPEKYKTARSLKTVRNRFLFYGEPGTGKSYLAKCIHKEFQLPSIKLKADAFQEKFYGETGKRLTELFNMRDPHKRPLILFLDEFDSIASHRNDRQSEAALTTIDSLLVELDKQDGDALFFTFVATNNKHALDSAILSRFCDIELKAMAQAHRKKYIENRLKHVVIQDEEKTLAIVLKETNGLSRRSIKSALNDGIARAIRKSKNFSAKPLVSIDDLVDCIRQEQKRQAVPYLIKIDRFVKASQPYISFINVVLNIGQLALGQWHRSHDKAEKKDDQSYQRNWAQAERELQKYRSDIQEVYRVMDKQERREEILQQLQFGFHDRSLQLYGAYINTFGAFKSAHTTLGPISLPMFIDGILNPKMIMKGDPEKAMASLGDFGESLINMARTINEKYPKK